Proteins encoded within one genomic window of uncultured Sphingopyxis sp.:
- a CDS encoding asparaginase domain-containing protein, whose amino-acid sequence MIDIFTTGGTIDKVYFDALSEFQIGPAAIPDMLRENNVHVAHRVTQLMRKDSLELDDADREKIRAAVAASDASRILVTHGTDTMVVTGRVLAGIEGKTIVLTGAMQPASVRASDAEFNVGFALAAVQTLPPGVYVAMNGMIFDPAKTVKDRAGARFVEQD is encoded by the coding sequence ATGATCGACATTTTCACGACCGGCGGGACGATCGACAAGGTCTATTTCGACGCATTGAGCGAGTTCCAGATCGGGCCCGCGGCGATCCCCGACATGCTGCGCGAGAATAATGTCCATGTCGCGCACCGCGTCACGCAGCTGATGCGCAAGGACAGCCTCGAATTGGATGACGCCGACCGGGAGAAAATCCGCGCCGCGGTCGCGGCGAGCGATGCGTCGCGCATCCTTGTCACCCATGGCACCGACACGATGGTCGTAACCGGCCGCGTGCTCGCGGGGATCGAAGGCAAGACGATCGTGCTGACCGGCGCGATGCAGCCCGCGTCGGTGCGCGCGAGCGATGCCGAGTTCAACGTCGGATTTGCGCTCGCGGCGGTGCAGACGCTGCCGCCCGGGGTTTATGTGGCGATGAACGGGATGATCTTTGATCCGGCGAAGACGGTGAAGGACCGGGCGGGAGCGCGGTTCGTCGAGCAGGATTGA
- a CDS encoding DUF3291 domain-containing protein, whose translation MASFELAQINIARFRLPADHVANRDFMDALDGVNAIAEASDGFVWRLAGDGNNATDVPVTDDPHVIANMSVWRDLDALAAFVYRQPEHLSIMKRRKEWFDHIGIYQVLWWVPAGHRPTVAEGMARLALLEAHGPAAEAFTFKRPFAVPDGTPALPVQDECA comes from the coding sequence ATGGCAAGTTTTGAACTCGCGCAAATCAATATTGCGCGCTTCCGCCTGCCCGCCGATCATGTCGCGAACCGCGATTTCATGGACGCGCTCGATGGCGTGAACGCGATCGCCGAGGCGAGCGATGGTTTCGTGTGGCGACTGGCCGGTGACGGCAACAACGCGACCGACGTGCCCGTCACCGATGACCCGCACGTCATCGCGAACATGTCGGTGTGGCGCGATCTCGATGCGCTTGCCGCCTTCGTCTATCGCCAGCCCGAACATCTTTCGATCATGAAGCGGCGCAAGGAATGGTTCGACCATATAGGCATCTATCAGGTGCTTTGGTGGGTGCCCGCCGGGCATCGACCGACGGTGGCCGAAGGGATGGCGCGGCTCGCGTTGCTCGAAGCGCACGGGCCGGCCGCCGAAGCCTTCACCTTCAAGCGGCCCTTCGCCGTCCCCGATGGCACGCCGGCGCTGCCGGTGCAGGACGAATGCGCATGA
- a CDS encoding lysine--tRNA ligase has translation MTDLHLHPSLREPAQTSKAWPFEEARKLVKRYPGGKPAGAPVLFETGYGPSGLPHIGTFNEVLRTTMVRRAYEALTGGAATRLVAFSDDMDGLRKVPDNVPQQDMLREYLGKPLTAIPDPFGKYESFAHHNNAMLREFLDRFGFEYEFVSSTERYKAGAFDAALKNVLRHNQDILDIMLPTLRAERAATYSPILPVSPKSGIVLQVPVTVVDADAGLVSFEDEGETITHSILGGGAKLQWKVDWAMRWVALGVDYEMYGKDLTDSGVQSGKIAKALGGRKPEGLIYEMFLDEKGEKISKSKGNGLSIEEWLSYGSEESLAFFAFREPKAAKQLHIGVVPKAVDEYLQMRGNYPAQEPDKKLGNPVHHVHVARGQDVPATELPVTFGLLLNLVGVMGADASKEQIWRYLGQYVAGADATSYPELDRLIDNAMAYNRDFVAPTLNRRKPAGGEGAALRELDAKLAALPADASADDIQNIVYEIGKNEAYGFENLRDWFKALYETLLGSSAGPRMGSFIALFGIDNTRRLIAEALA, from the coding sequence ATGACTGACTTGCACCTTCATCCTTCGCTGCGCGAGCCCGCGCAAACGTCCAAGGCCTGGCCGTTCGAGGAAGCGCGCAAGCTGGTCAAACGCTATCCGGGGGGCAAGCCAGCGGGTGCCCCCGTGCTGTTCGAGACCGGCTATGGTCCGTCGGGGTTGCCGCATATCGGCACCTTCAACGAAGTGCTGCGCACGACGATGGTCCGCCGCGCCTATGAGGCGCTGACCGGCGGCGCCGCGACGCGGCTCGTCGCGTTCAGCGACGACATGGACGGGCTGCGCAAGGTTCCCGACAATGTGCCGCAGCAGGATATGCTACGCGAATATCTGGGCAAGCCGCTCACCGCGATCCCCGATCCGTTCGGCAAGTATGAGAGTTTCGCGCATCATAACAATGCGATGCTGCGCGAGTTTCTCGACCGTTTCGGCTTCGAATATGAATTCGTCAGCTCGACCGAGCGATATAAGGCAGGCGCTTTCGACGCGGCGCTGAAGAATGTGCTGCGCCACAATCAGGACATTCTCGACATCATGCTGCCGACGCTGCGCGCCGAGCGCGCCGCGACCTATTCGCCGATCCTGCCGGTCAGCCCGAAGTCGGGAATCGTGCTGCAGGTACCGGTGACGGTGGTCGATGCCGATGCCGGTCTCGTGTCGTTCGAGGACGAGGGCGAGACGATCACGCATTCGATCCTCGGCGGCGGCGCCAAGCTGCAGTGGAAGGTCGACTGGGCGATGCGCTGGGTCGCGCTCGGCGTCGATTACGAGATGTACGGCAAGGATCTGACCGACAGCGGCGTCCAGTCGGGCAAGATCGCCAAGGCGCTCGGCGGACGCAAGCCCGAGGGGCTGATCTATGAAATGTTCCTCGACGAAAAGGGCGAGAAGATTTCGAAGTCGAAGGGCAACGGCCTCTCGATCGAGGAATGGCTGAGCTATGGCAGCGAGGAAAGCCTCGCCTTCTTTGCGTTCCGCGAGCCCAAGGCGGCGAAGCAGCTCCATATCGGCGTCGTGCCCAAGGCGGTCGATGAATATCTGCAGATGCGCGGCAATTATCCGGCGCAGGAACCCGACAAGAAGCTCGGCAATCCGGTGCATCATGTTCATGTCGCGCGGGGGCAGGATGTGCCGGCAACCGAACTGCCGGTGACCTTCGGGCTGCTGCTCAACCTCGTCGGGGTGATGGGCGCCGATGCGTCGAAGGAGCAGATCTGGCGCTACCTCGGCCAATATGTCGCGGGCGCCGATGCGACGAGCTATCCCGAACTCGACCGGCTGATCGACAATGCGATGGCGTATAACCGCGATTTCGTCGCGCCGACGCTGAACCGCCGCAAGCCCGCGGGCGGCGAGGGGGCGGCCTTGCGCGAACTCGACGCCAAGCTCGCAGCGCTGCCCGCCGATGCTTCCGCCGACGATATTCAGAACATCGTGTACGAGATCGGCAAGAACGAGGCCTATGGCTTTGAAAATCTGCGCGATTGGTTCAAGGCGCTCTATGAGACCCTGCTCGGATCGAGCGCGGGGCCGCGCATGGGCAGCTTCATCGCGCTGTTCGGCATCGACAACACGCGGCGGCTGATCGCCGAGGCCTTGGCGTAA
- a CDS encoding PilZ domain-containing protein, with the protein MTNFRTPTARGHKRTPVSIDVTVNGILSLVDGRITDLSEGGARVDGASMPARSRCEIHYGGEVTYAVVMWSEYDRMGVRFPYELTHGALHKALQSARSAAMIEPAQIFHRNRPAVFGRRGLS; encoded by the coding sequence ATGACGAACTTCCGCACTCCTACTGCCCGCGGCCACAAGCGCACCCCGGTGTCGATCGACGTCACCGTCAACGGCATCCTCAGCTTGGTCGACGGCCGGATCACTGACCTGTCGGAAGGCGGCGCGCGCGTCGACGGGGCGAGCATGCCGGCGCGCTCGCGCTGCGAAATCCATTATGGCGGCGAAGTCACCTACGCCGTCGTCATGTGGTCCGAATATGACCGCATGGGCGTGCGCTTTCCCTATGAACTGACGCATGGCGCGCTCCACAAGGCGCTCCAGAGCGCACGGAGCGCGGCGATGATCGAACCCGCGCAGATATTCCACCGCAACCGCCCGGCGGTATTCGGACGGCGCGGATTGAGTTGA